Genomic window (Sebaldella sp. S0638):
GGCATTCCAAGATCTGAATGTACTATCTCGTCAAATACTGCCAGTGACTTTGTATTCTCAGAATCAAACTTTTTCCTGTGCTCCTTTTCTACCTCAATTATCGTAAGCTTTGTTCTTATATCCATTACATTTTTTTCTACATATTCAAAAAGAGACGCCGCTATACTCTTTTTATCCTTAAAATCAATATTATACTCACTTATGTTATCATAAGGCAAAAACGCCACCATATAGCACACACGTTCTCCGTTTATATAAAAATCAATATCAAAAGCAGCTACCATTCTGGTACTTTCTATATTCAAAGCTCTCTGCAGCTTCACAGTGGGAAGCTGAAAAGCCACTTCCGCTTCTATGCCGCTGTACTCCTGAATATTACATGCAGTTGCTATTATCACTTCTTTTTGTGCTGTTTCATTTATTTTAAATTTATTATTAGTAATGAAGTTCCCTTTTCCCTGATAGTTAAAAATAATATTATCTTCCTGAAGCAGTAACAGGGCCTGTCTTAATGTTCCCCTGCTGACATTCAGCATTTTGGCAAGTTCATTTTCCCCGGGAAGTTTTTCTCCCAGTTTAAATTCACCCCTGTTTATCATACTGAATATCTCTTCATAAACAGTTACATACAAAGGAATTTTATTTTTTACTTTTTCTAAGTCCTTATTTTCTTTAGCCATGACATACCCTCTTTTTATTAAATTTTCTTATTATTGTAACATAATTGTAGCATATTAATAAAATTTAAAAAATAAAAATGAAAAGAATTTCTCAAGCGTTAAAATCAGTCGATTTTTCCAAGAGCTTCCGGTCCTTTTGATTTATTTTTTATAACCACCAATACCACCAGAGTCACCAGATAAGGGATCATTTCTATAAAATAACTTGGTATATCAAGACCTGTAAGATAAAATCTCAAAGCCTGTGCCACTGAAAATATAAAACTTGCTATCAGTGATCCCAGAGGATTCCATCCGCCGAAAATATTTGCAGCCAGTCCCATAAAACCTCTTCCTGCTGTCATGTCCTTTACGAACAGATTATTAAGCGAAATAGAAAGGTACGATCCTGCCAGTCCTGCTATTGCTCCGCTTATGACAACTGCGGTATATCTGTATTTATTTACATTTATTCCCGATGTCTGAGCAGTTTTGGGATGGTCTCCTATAGCCCGAAGTCTAAGGCCTACCTTGGTTTTATAGATCACAATATAGGAGAAAACTGCTATTATTATTGTAAAATAAAGATAAATCGACTGATTTTCAAATAATACCCTTAAAATCGGTATCTTATTTAACACAGGTATTGTCACATTAGGTACTGATTTTACTATAGGACTCTGTCCCTCGTTCTGCCAGATTATTTTCAAAAGTGTAGCAGTGATTCCCCCGGCAAATATATTTATTCCTACTCCCACTACGGACTGATGCGCCCGAAGAGCAAGACAGAAATATGCATGCAAAAATCCCATAACAGAGCATATTATCACTGAAAACAGTATTCCTACATACGGGCTGCCTGATATAAAACTTCCGTATGCCCCGCCGAATGCACCAATAAGCATCATTCCCTCAAGTCCCAGATTTATTACACCGCTTCTCTCGGAAATTGTCCCGGCTATAGCTGCAAGT
Coding sequences:
- a CDS encoding GntR family transcriptional regulator translates to MAKENKDLEKVKNKIPLYVTVYEEIFSMINRGEFKLGEKLPGENELAKMLNVSRGTLRQALLLLQEDNIIFNYQGKGNFITNNKFKINETAQKEVIIATACNIQEYSGIEAEVAFQLPTVKLQRALNIESTRMVAAFDIDFYINGERVCYMVAFLPYDNISEYNIDFKDKKSIAASLFEYVEKNVMDIRTKLTIIEVEKEHRKKFDSENTKSLAVFDEIVHSDLGMPIATMKTYCVPKYYEFYIKRK
- a CDS encoding ABC transporter permease; this encodes MEIQISNILAITFQILIPIALAAIAGTISERSGVINLGLEGMMLIGAFGGAYGSFISGSPYVGILFSVIICSVMGFLHAYFCLALRAHQSVVGVGINIFAGGITATLLKIIWQNEGQSPIVKSVPNVTIPVLNKIPILRVLFENQSIYLYFTIIIAVFSYIVIYKTKVGLRLRAIGDHPKTAQTSGINVNKYRYTAVVISGAIAGLAGSYLSISLNNLFVKDMTAGRGFMGLAANIFGGWNPLGSLIASFIFSVAQALRFYLTGLDIPSYFIEMIPYLVTLVVLVVIKNKSKGPEALGKID